A DNA window from Barnesiella intestinihominis YIT 11860 contains the following coding sequences:
- the nspC gene encoding carboxynorspermidine decarboxylase, with amino-acid sequence MHDTLSQIPSPCYVLEEELLRRNLALIRSVKEAAGVNIILAFKAYALWKSFPVIREYIPHSTASSIHEARLAFEEMGSPAHTYSPAYTERDFPTILKYSSHITFNSLTQFERFYPQVVADGNRVSCGLRINPEYSEVETDLYNPCAPGSRLGITADKLPELPQGVEGLHFHTLCESTSYDLEKTLAQVEDRFGHLLPHIKWLNMGGGHLMTRKDYDTAHLINLLRGFKQRHPGLEIILEPGSAFAWQTGTLVSTIVDIVENHGIKTAILDVSFACHMPDCLEMPYKPAIRGSVEPAPGTYAYRMGGNSCLSGDYIGDWHFDHELQIGDRIIFEDMIHYTTVKTTMFNGIPHPSIACLKSDGKAEIWREYDYYDYKTRMD; translated from the coding sequence ATGCACGATACGCTATCGCAAATACCATCACCCTGCTATGTTCTCGAAGAAGAACTATTGCGCCGCAACCTCGCTCTCATTCGCTCTGTCAAAGAAGCCGCCGGAGTAAATATTATACTGGCGTTCAAAGCCTATGCCCTTTGGAAATCATTCCCCGTCATACGGGAATATATTCCGCACTCCACAGCCAGCTCCATACACGAAGCACGGCTGGCATTCGAGGAGATGGGCAGTCCGGCACACACCTACTCACCGGCCTATACCGAGCGGGATTTCCCGACAATACTCAAATACAGCAGCCACATTACCTTCAACTCCCTGACTCAATTCGAACGGTTTTACCCCCAAGTAGTAGCCGACGGCAATCGGGTATCGTGCGGGTTGCGTATCAACCCCGAATATTCCGAGGTAGAAACCGACCTCTACAATCCCTGCGCACCGGGTTCCCGATTAGGAATAACCGCCGACAAGCTGCCCGAACTTCCGCAGGGAGTGGAGGGGCTTCATTTCCACACCCTCTGCGAGTCCACCTCCTACGACCTCGAAAAGACTTTGGCACAGGTCGAAGACCGATTCGGGCATCTACTCCCCCATATCAAATGGCTGAATATGGGAGGCGGTCACCTCATGACCCGCAAGGATTACGATACCGCACATTTGATTAACCTCCTCCGGGGCTTCAAACAAAGACACCCCGGCCTCGAAATCATTCTCGAACCCGGTAGTGCGTTCGCTTGGCAGACCGGTACATTAGTATCCACCATAGTCGATATAGTCGAGAACCACGGTATCAAAACAGCCATTCTCGACGTCTCTTTTGCCTGTCACATGCCCGACTGTCTCGAAATGCCCTATAAACCGGCGATACGAGGCTCGGTAGAACCCGCACCCGGCACATACGCCTATCGCATGGGAGGAAACTCCTGTCTGAGCGGCGACTATATAGGAGACTGGCATTTCGACCACGAATTACAAATAGGAGACCGAATCATATTCGAGGATATGATTCACTATACGACAGTCAAGACAACCATGTTCAACGGAATCCCCCACCCCTCCATAGCCTGCCTCAAAAGCGACGGGAAAGCGGAAATCTGGCGGGAATACGACTACTACGACTATAAAACCCGAATGGATTGA
- a CDS encoding PH domain-containing protein has translation MKTVYKSKVDKGLLIAIIAIVLLSYLPLLFEFSWIALALLVVTAAFIADPFCNTSYTIDNGTLHIKCGIFLSSSFPIDRITKISKTNSCLSAPALSMDRIEIRFADKKTLVLSPNQRQAFIDHLRSLNPDIVVKPPL, from the coding sequence ATGAAAACTGTTTACAAATCAAAGGTCGATAAAGGCTTGCTAATCGCCATTATAGCAATTGTCCTTCTGTCCTACCTGCCGCTCCTGTTCGAATTCTCTTGGATAGCCCTCGCCTTATTGGTCGTCACGGCCGCTTTCATTGCCGACCCATTCTGTAACACGAGCTACACCATAGACAACGGCACGCTGCACATCAAATGCGGCATATTCTTGTCGTCCTCCTTCCCGATCGACCGAATAACGAAAATCTCGAAAACCAATAGTTGTTTAAGCGCACCGGCCTTATCGATGGACAGGATAGAAATCCGCTTCGCCGACAAAAAGACTCTCGTCTTGTCTCCCAACCAGAGGCAAGCATTCATCGATCATCTAAGGAGTCTCAATCCCGATATAGTTGTAAAGCCACCTCTCTGA